Proteins encoded in a region of the Bacteroidota bacterium genome:
- a CDS encoding DUF3267 domain-containing protein, producing MEAYDIPDGSEDRTASVAAANAYALGFILPVLVLLVGGYGLLWGWSVLGDGFNALVTPLWRFLLIFAAGIVVHEALHGIAWRLAGAPAGTVSFGFQVKTLTPYAHCSAALPAHAYRTGAAAPGVVLGLVPALVGLAFGMGAVFWFGTFFTLAAGGDALILWLLRGVPSGRLVKDHPSKPGCLLLPVSTS from the coding sequence ATGGAGGCGTACGATATTCCTGACGGCAGCGAGGACCGCACGGCGTCTGTCGCGGCGGCGAATGCTTACGCGCTCGGGTTCATCCTCCCCGTGCTCGTCCTGCTCGTGGGCGGGTACGGGCTCCTCTGGGGCTGGAGTGTGCTGGGCGACGGGTTCAACGCGCTCGTCACGCCGCTGTGGCGGTTTCTGCTGATCTTCGCCGCGGGCATCGTGGTGCACGAGGCGCTGCACGGGATCGCATGGCGGCTTGCCGGAGCCCCGGCGGGGACGGTGAGCTTCGGCTTCCAGGTCAAGACGCTGACGCCCTACGCGCACTGCTCGGCGGCGCTGCCGGCGCACGCCTACCGCACCGGTGCGGCGGCACCGGGCGTCGTGCTCGGGCTCGTCCCGGCGCTCGTCGGGCTCGCCTTCGGGATGGGGGCCGTGTTCTGGTTCGGGACCTTCTTTACGCTCGCAGCCGGGGGCGATGCGCTCATCCTGTGGCTCCTGCGCGGCGTCCCGAGCGGCCGCCTCGTCAAAGACCACCCCTCGAAGCCAGGCTGCTTGCTCTTGCCGGTGAGCACCAGCTAG
- a CDS encoding LemA family protein, producing the protein MRSTGAIVILVIALVVGFAGCSGCGTYNALVSADETVEAAWANVETAYQRRADLIPNLVGTVQGAAEFESSTLQEVTEARTRAVNVTLSAEDLDNPEALQRFQEAQSQLGAATGALINAVREDYPELRATEAFRDLQVQLEGTENRINTARTRYNEQVRDYNTSVRRFPTSLWAGLFGFDRRVPFEAEAGAEQAPTVDFSS; encoded by the coding sequence ATGCGAAGCACCGGGGCCATCGTCATCCTTGTCATCGCGCTCGTAGTTGGCTTCGCCGGCTGCTCCGGGTGCGGGACCTACAACGCGCTCGTCTCGGCCGACGAGACCGTCGAGGCGGCGTGGGCCAATGTTGAGACGGCCTACCAGCGCCGCGCCGACCTCATCCCGAACCTCGTCGGCACCGTGCAGGGCGCGGCGGAGTTCGAGAGCAGCACGCTCCAGGAGGTCACCGAGGCCCGCACCCGCGCCGTCAACGTGACCCTCTCGGCCGAGGACCTCGACAACCCGGAGGCCCTCCAGCGCTTCCAGGAGGCGCAGTCGCAGCTCGGAGCCGCCACGGGCGCGCTCATCAACGCCGTCCGCGAGGACTACCCCGAACTCCGCGCCACCGAGGCGTTCCGCGACCTCCAGGTCCAGCTCGAAGGGACGGAGAACCGCATCAACACGGCGCGGACGCGCTACAACGAGCAGGTGCGGGACTACAACACCTCGGTGCGGCGCTTCCCGACCTCGCTCTGGGCCGGGCTCTTCGGCTTCGACCGCCGCGTCCCGTTCGAGGCCGAGGCCGGGGCCGAGCAGGCACCGACCGTAGACTTCAGCAGCTAG
- a CDS encoding TPM domain-containing protein codes for MRFRLWFAALALAAGGPAEAQRIPPRPSPAEGLVIDRADLLSRSERQALNQRLVAFDDSTSNQIVVVILPTLGGAEPGPFATELGQQWGVGQGGKDNGVVFLVSTGDREVFIATGYGLEGAIPDVVAGRIVRSVVVPSFRQGQFYAGISRAVDALVAAAEGEYTAEPSPGGPGDGVPFALLVILAIIVIALLSSGRSESGGGGQRRRRSGLPPVIVFPGGFGGGRSSGGFGGGFGGGGFGGGFGGFGGGGFGGGGAGGGW; via the coding sequence ATGCGCTTCCGCCTCTGGTTTGCCGCTCTCGCGCTCGCCGCCGGCGGGCCGGCCGAGGCGCAGCGCATCCCGCCGCGCCCGTCGCCGGCCGAGGGGCTCGTGATCGACCGGGCGGACCTCCTCTCGCGCTCCGAGCGCCAGGCGCTCAACCAGCGCCTCGTCGCCTTCGACGACTCGACCTCGAACCAGATCGTCGTCGTCATCCTCCCGACGCTCGGCGGGGCCGAGCCGGGGCCGTTCGCCACCGAACTCGGGCAGCAGTGGGGCGTCGGCCAGGGCGGCAAGGACAACGGCGTCGTCTTCCTCGTCTCGACGGGCGACCGCGAGGTGTTCATCGCAACGGGCTACGGGCTGGAGGGAGCCATCCCCGACGTGGTTGCCGGGCGGATCGTGCGCTCGGTCGTCGTGCCGAGCTTCCGGCAGGGGCAGTTCTACGCCGGCATCTCGCGCGCCGTGGACGCGCTCGTGGCCGCCGCCGAGGGAGAGTACACCGCCGAGCCATCGCCGGGTGGCCCCGGCGACGGGGTGCCGTTCGCGCTCCTCGTGATCCTCGCTATCATCGTGATCGCGCTCCTGTCGTCCGGGCGGAGCGAGTCGGGCGGTGGTGGCCAGCGGCGGCGGCGCTCGGGGCTGCCGCCGGTGATCGTGTTTCCCGGCGGCTTCGGCGGCGGGCGCAGCAGCGGCGGCTTCGGAGGAGGCTTTGGCGGGGGCGGGTTCGGGGGCGGGTTCGGAGGCTTTGGCGGCGGCGGCTTTGGTGGTGGCGGAGCCGGAGGCGGGTGGTAA
- a CDS encoding tetratricopeptide repeat protein: MSRFEQLLDFHRQDPDDAFVRYALAQEYLRLGETEQALAYFEGLVADQPDYVGTYYHLGKLYEDLHRKDDAVRTYQAGIGVAASDPHARAELQSALLEAQGIGFD, encoded by the coding sequence ATGAGCCGGTTCGAGCAGCTCCTCGACTTCCACCGCCAGGACCCGGACGACGCCTTCGTCCGCTACGCCCTCGCGCAGGAGTACCTCCGGCTCGGCGAGACCGAGCAGGCGCTGGCCTACTTCGAAGGGCTCGTCGCCGACCAGCCGGACTATGTGGGCACCTACTACCACCTCGGCAAGCTCTACGAGGACTTGCACCGGAAAGACGACGCAGTCCGCACCTACCAGGCCGGGATTGGGGTAGCGGCGTCCGACCCCCACGCCCGCGCCGAGCTTCAGAGCGCCCTGCTCGAAGCGCAAGGCATCGGGTTCGACTAG
- a CDS encoding LysM peptidoglycan-binding domain-containing protein, whose amino-acid sequence MLLQTVPRVLRRAALAAGLVLASVPALAQSEAVYVVQSGDTLFKIAQTHGLTVDQLKAYNGLTSNIISIGQPLRVAATDGGRIGWEGEEVAELPGTADPVIPEPPDALPLSEIEPLEDRPVVLETPAPIPAGPPPPPPPPAAMARVRIGRGARGEVTAPPLSASGGALAVHVVQAGETLYLISRRYGMTVDGLKARNALETNLLSVGQELIVSGEAAPPPAAAAPLPSTPYDLTESTVPDDRVHVTRRGETLYAVAARYGTTVADLLALNTLTTAPLPAGSVLALPDSSAERYYRAPAPIPPPDEAGLALVYPDSYRGRETISGEAYDPEALTASHRTLPFGTVVHVLLPARERAVLVRVNDRGPVSEGFLVELSEAAADALGQDRGAAERVELRVIR is encoded by the coding sequence ATGCTTTTGCAGACCGTTCCGCGCGTGCTCCGGCGCGCTGCCCTCGCGGCGGGCCTCGTGCTGGCTTCGGTGCCTGCGCTTGCGCAGAGCGAGGCAGTCTACGTGGTGCAGTCCGGGGATACCCTCTTCAAGATCGCCCAGACGCACGGGCTGACCGTGGACCAGCTCAAGGCGTACAACGGGCTCACCTCGAACATCATCAGCATCGGGCAGCCGCTCCGCGTGGCGGCGACTGACGGGGGACGCATCGGCTGGGAGGGCGAAGAAGTAGCCGAACTACCCGGCACTGCCGATCCGGTCATACCGGAGCCACCCGACGCTCTCCCGCTGTCGGAGATCGAACCGCTGGAGGACCGACCCGTCGTGCTCGAAACGCCGGCCCCGATCCCGGCCGGTCCGCCTCCGCCTCCGCCCCCTCCGGCGGCGATGGCGCGCGTCCGCATCGGCCGAGGCGCGCGCGGCGAGGTCACCGCGCCGCCGCTTTCGGCCTCGGGCGGTGCGCTGGCGGTGCACGTCGTGCAGGCGGGGGAGACGCTCTACCTGATCTCGCGGCGCTACGGCATGACCGTCGACGGCCTCAAGGCGCGCAACGCGCTGGAGACGAACCTGCTGTCGGTCGGGCAGGAGCTGATCGTCTCCGGCGAGGCGGCCCCGCCGCCCGCCGCGGCGGCCCCGCTGCCGAGCACGCCCTACGACCTAACCGAGAGCACCGTCCCCGACGACCGGGTCCACGTCACCCGCCGAGGCGAAACGCTCTACGCCGTCGCGGCCCGCTACGGCACGACAGTCGCGGACCTGCTCGCGCTCAACACCCTCACCACGGCCCCGCTCCCGGCCGGGTCTGTCCTGGCGCTGCCCGACTCGTCCGCCGAGCGCTACTACCGCGCCCCGGCTCCGATCCCGCCGCCCGACGAGGCCGGCCTCGCGCTCGTCTACCCCGACTCCTACCGGGGCCGCGAGACCATCAGCGGCGAGGCTTACGACCCGGAGGCGCTCACGGCGAGCCACCGGACGCTCCCGTTCGGGACCGTCGTCCACGTCCTGCTGCCCGCCCGTGAGCGCGCCGTCCTCGTCCGCGTCAACGACCGGGGGCCGGTCAGCGAGGGGTTCCTCGTCGAACTCTCCGAGGCGGCGGCCGACGCGCTCGGGCAGGACCGCGGGGCCGCTGAGCGGGTCGAGTTGCGCGTGATCCGGTAG
- a CDS encoding response regulator transcription factor, with amino-acid sequence MATLTPSEMTILVVDDEEDVVEIISHFLRQEGFNVLTAYDGEAALEQATQSVDLVVLDVMLPGLDGFEVARRLRGRVETEMIPILFLTAKVEESDQIEGLMAGGDAYLTKPVSPSVVLANARAVLRRTGTEESHILTVNDLMIYEDEYRATLGGEDLGLTLTEFELLRYLVRHPRKAFTRQQLLETIWKDAMMVTERTVDAHIKNLREKLSDFAKHIQTVRGVGYRFVEEEPEEEEA; translated from the coding sequence ATGGCCACGCTCACGCCCTCCGAAATGACCATCCTCGTCGTGGACGACGAGGAAGACGTCGTCGAGATCATCAGTCACTTTCTGCGCCAGGAAGGCTTCAACGTGCTCACGGCGTACGACGGCGAAGCGGCCCTCGAACAGGCGACCCAGAGCGTCGACCTCGTCGTGCTCGACGTGATGCTGCCCGGCCTCGACGGGTTCGAGGTGGCGCGGCGGCTGCGGGGCCGCGTCGAGACCGAGATGATCCCGATCCTCTTCCTCACTGCGAAGGTCGAGGAGTCTGACCAGATCGAAGGGCTTATGGCCGGGGGCGACGCCTACCTCACCAAGCCCGTCAGCCCGTCGGTAGTCCTCGCCAACGCCCGCGCCGTCCTCCGCCGGACGGGTACTGAGGAGAGCCATATCCTCACCGTCAACGACCTGATGATCTACGAGGACGAGTACCGCGCCACGCTCGGCGGCGAGGACCTCGGCCTGACACTGACGGAGTTCGAGCTGCTGCGCTACCTCGTCCGGCACCCGCGCAAGGCGTTCACCCGGCAGCAGCTCCTGGAGACGATCTGGAAGGACGCGATGATGGTCACCGAGCGCACCGTCGACGCCCACATCAAGAACCTCCGCGAGAAGCTCAGCGACTTCGCCAAGCACATCCAGACCGTGCGCGGGGTCGGCTACCGCTTCGTCGAGGAAGAACCGGAGGAGGAAGAAGCGTGA
- a CDS encoding HAMP domain-containing sensor histidine kinase, producing the protein MSRLKDLQSLLLPRRASTQTWMMLTFALFVGAAVAIVGLYAFLVLRGQVEDAARETLRVQARYLSAQLETVEDPEVLFETIQRTSTATPYRIGVAKKDSLVWEMVDGRILTDRTFLDQPEVEQAVRTGFGYDERTGSLGPVLYVAHYSPVSDYVVRIGQPAPPLLTLVQKMQATLIIGMALALVLALIGAWIAALQVTRPLKAISKSARRVNEGDLDREIVVRTRAAEVQDLASSLNSMAERFREDIYELQRVARVQNEFIGNVSHEVKNPIFAVGGYLEALDAAGLSDAQRQKYVAKGLLNLQRLNNLFGDLIEIAKLEYREDLIRPEVFDLQGLLGEVAEMLEPKAEDKGLALVYQNQPVEVWADRSRIRQVLTNLIDNAISYSDAGTVKCRMRRHLDKVRIEVVDTGRGIAEDHLERIFERFYRVDNARSRAQGGTGLGLAITKQILQAHGEQIHVESTAGRGTRFWFELLLAESVPEYRAAASDTFGEEVEVVL; encoded by the coding sequence ATGAGCCGTCTCAAAGACCTCCAGAGCCTGCTCCTCCCGCGCCGCGCCTCGACGCAGACGTGGATGATGCTGACGTTCGCCCTCTTCGTCGGGGCGGCGGTGGCGATCGTGGGGCTCTACGCCTTCCTCGTGCTGCGCGGCCAGGTGGAGGACGCCGCGCGCGAGACGCTCCGCGTCCAGGCCCGCTACCTCTCAGCCCAGCTAGAAACGGTCGAGGACCCGGAGGTGCTCTTCGAGACAATCCAGCGAACGAGCACCGCGACGCCCTACCGGATCGGGGTCGCCAAGAAGGACTCCCTCGTGTGGGAGATGGTCGACGGGCGCATCCTCACCGACCGGACGTTTCTCGACCAGCCTGAGGTCGAGCAGGCTGTCCGCACCGGCTTCGGCTACGACGAGCGGACGGGCAGCCTCGGGCCCGTGCTCTACGTGGCCCACTACAGCCCCGTCTCGGACTACGTTGTCCGCATCGGGCAGCCGGCCCCGCCGCTGCTGACCCTCGTCCAGAAGATGCAGGCGACGCTCATCATCGGGATGGCGCTCGCGCTCGTGCTGGCGCTCATCGGGGCGTGGATCGCGGCGCTCCAGGTGACGCGCCCGCTCAAGGCGATCTCGAAGAGCGCCCGCCGCGTCAACGAGGGCGACCTCGACCGCGAGATCGTGGTGCGCACGCGGGCGGCCGAGGTGCAGGACCTCGCCAGCAGCCTGAACTCCATGGCCGAGCGCTTCCGCGAGGACATCTACGAGCTCCAGCGTGTGGCGCGCGTCCAGAACGAGTTCATCGGCAACGTCAGCCACGAGGTCAAGAACCCTATCTTCGCCGTCGGCGGCTACCTCGAAGCGCTTGACGCGGCGGGGCTCTCGGACGCGCAGCGGCAGAAGTATGTCGCCAAGGGGCTGCTGAACCTCCAGCGGCTCAACAACCTCTTCGGCGACCTCATCGAGATCGCCAAGCTGGAGTACCGCGAAGACCTCATCCGGCCCGAGGTCTTCGACCTCCAGGGGCTCCTCGGGGAGGTGGCCGAGATGCTAGAGCCGAAGGCCGAGGACAAAGGGCTCGCCCTCGTCTACCAAAACCAGCCCGTCGAGGTCTGGGCCGACCGCAGCCGCATCCGGCAGGTACTCACCAACCTCATCGACAACGCGATCTCGTACTCCGACGCCGGCACCGTGAAGTGCCGGATGCGCCGCCACCTGGACAAGGTCCGCATCGAGGTCGTCGACACCGGGCGCGGCATCGCCGAGGATCACCTCGAACGCATCTTCGAGCGGTTCTACCGCGTCGACAACGCCCGCAGCCGGGCGCAGGGCGGGACCGGCCTCGGCCTGGCCATCACCAAGCAGATCCTCCAGGCCCACGGCGAGCAGATCCACGTCGAGAGCACCGCCGGGCGCGGCACCCGGTTCTGGTTCGAGCTGCTCCTGGCCGAGTCCGTCCCCGAGTACCGCGCGGCGGCCAGCGACACCTTCGGCGAGGAGGTCGAGGTCGTGCTGTAG
- a CDS encoding inositol-3-phosphate synthase: MDVRPFPPDPSSSPSRRLGLAIVGVGGAVSTTAAAGVELLRQGRTEPHGLPLASLDTDLICDLAPYGDLVIGGWDVSGDDLAAAARGHDVLSLQQYGAAEDALAAVTPWPAVGDERFCRGVTGAHVANCDSPSVAVDAVRADLRRFRDDEGLDGVVMINLASTEATPERDAALFQSADAFEAAVEAGDDRIPPAMLYAYAAILEGVPYGNFTPSTGADVPALIELAERHGVPLAGKDGKTGQTFVKTLVAPGLRARALGVEGWFSTNILGNRDGEALREADSLASKIGTKGSVLDQILGYEVEDHVVKINYYRPRGDAKEAWDNVDLVGFLGEQMQLKINFLCKDSILAAPLVIEIARLLDAAQRDGEGGVMEWMGTFFKGPMTADGREPEHALHEQQAALLGWLEARAARRAPSEGDGAALAAVPTVEPSAS; encoded by the coding sequence CTGGACGTACGCCCTTTTCCCCCCGATCCCTCATCGTCTCCCTCCCGCCGCCTCGGCCTCGCTATCGTCGGTGTCGGCGGAGCCGTCAGCACGACCGCCGCAGCCGGCGTCGAACTGCTCCGGCAGGGACGCACCGAACCTCACGGCCTCCCGCTCGCCTCGCTCGACACCGACCTCATCTGCGACCTCGCACCCTACGGTGACCTCGTCATCGGTGGGTGGGACGTGAGCGGCGACGACCTAGCGGCTGCGGCGCGTGGGCACGACGTGCTCTCGCTTCAGCAGTACGGTGCCGCCGAAGACGCCCTCGCGGCTGTCACGCCGTGGCCGGCTGTCGGCGACGAGCGCTTCTGCCGCGGCGTCACCGGTGCCCACGTCGCAAACTGCGACAGCCCGTCCGTGGCCGTCGACGCCGTCCGCGCCGACCTCCGCCGCTTCCGCGACGACGAAGGCCTCGACGGCGTCGTGATGATCAATCTCGCCTCGACCGAGGCCACGCCCGAGCGCGACGCGGCCCTCTTCCAGTCGGCCGACGCGTTCGAGGCGGCCGTCGAGGCGGGCGACGACCGGATCCCGCCGGCGATGCTCTACGCCTACGCCGCGATCCTCGAAGGCGTCCCCTACGGCAACTTCACGCCCTCGACCGGCGCTGATGTGCCCGCGCTCATCGAACTCGCGGAGCGCCACGGCGTCCCGCTCGCCGGCAAGGACGGCAAGACCGGGCAGACGTTCGTCAAGACGCTCGTCGCCCCCGGCCTCCGCGCCCGCGCGCTCGGCGTCGAGGGCTGGTTCTCGACTAACATCCTCGGCAACCGCGACGGCGAGGCGCTCCGCGAGGCCGACTCGCTCGCCTCGAAGATCGGGACCAAAGGCTCCGTCCTCGACCAGATCCTCGGCTACGAGGTCGAGGACCACGTCGTCAAGATCAACTACTACCGCCCGCGCGGCGACGCCAAAGAGGCGTGGGACAACGTCGACCTCGTCGGCTTCCTCGGCGAGCAGATGCAACTCAAGATCAACTTCCTCTGCAAGGACTCGATCCTCGCAGCCCCGCTCGTGATCGAGATCGCCCGCCTCCTCGACGCGGCTCAGCGCGACGGCGAGGGCGGCGTGATGGAGTGGATGGGGACGTTCTTCAAGGGCCCGATGACGGCCGACGGGCGCGAGCCCGAGCACGCGCTCCACGAGCAGCAGGCGGCGCTCCTCGGCTGGCTCGAAGCCCGCGCCGCGCGCCGCGCGCCGTCCGAAGGCGATGGGGCCGCCCTCGCCGCCGTGCCGACAGTCGAGCCCTCGGCGTCGTGA
- a CDS encoding Gfo/Idh/MocA family oxidoreductase, which produces MSSADQPFAWGIVGCGWVVRDYVAPALAATGTVAALCDPDAEALAATAPGAAHYADLDAFLRHPGLDAVYVATPNHLHAAHVAAVAEAGLPVLCEKPMARTAVEAETMIEAVHRAGVPYATAFDQRFHPAHVALRRLVAHGALGTVTCVRIHYACWTPADWAPDALYRDNWRVDPERAGGGALIDLAPHGLDLTQLLLGEPIVEVAALTQERVFDYPVDDGAVLVGRTASGALLSHTVAYNCPDAFPRRRLEVIGTEARALAVNTMGQTPGGTLTLTHADGREEAVPFDAERSPFEAQAAAFVHAVRSGEPFPYGPERDLHTMRLLDAAVQSRPVRVDPEPVTA; this is translated from the coding sequence ATGAGCAGTGCTGACCAACCATTCGCGTGGGGCATCGTCGGCTGCGGCTGGGTGGTGCGGGACTACGTCGCCCCAGCCCTCGCCGCCACCGGCACCGTCGCCGCGCTCTGCGACCCCGACGCCGAGGCCCTCGCCGCGACCGCGCCCGGTGCCGCGCACTACGCCGACCTCGACGCCTTCCTCCGTCACCCCGGCCTCGACGCCGTCTACGTGGCCACGCCGAATCACCTCCACGCTGCGCACGTCGCCGCCGTTGCCGAGGCGGGATTGCCCGTCCTCTGCGAGAAGCCGATGGCGCGGACAGCGGTCGAAGCCGAAACCATGATCGAGGCGGTTCACCGGGCCGGGGTGCCGTACGCGACTGCGTTCGACCAGCGGTTCCACCCGGCGCACGTCGCGCTCCGCCGGCTCGTCGCGCACGGCGCGCTCGGGACGGTCACCTGCGTCCGCATCCACTACGCCTGCTGGACCCCGGCCGACTGGGCCCCCGACGCGCTCTACCGCGACAACTGGCGCGTCGACCCCGAGCGGGCCGGCGGCGGCGCCCTCATCGACCTCGCCCCGCACGGGCTCGACCTCACCCAGCTTCTCCTCGGCGAGCCGATTGTCGAGGTCGCCGCGCTCACGCAGGAGCGGGTGTTCGACTACCCGGTCGACGACGGCGCGGTGCTCGTCGGGCGGACGGCGTCGGGCGCGCTCCTCAGCCACACGGTCGCCTACAACTGCCCCGACGCGTTCCCACGCCGCCGGCTCGAAGTGATCGGGACGGAGGCGCGGGCGCTTGCCGTCAACACCATGGGGCAGACGCCCGGCGGGACGCTCACGCTCACGCACGCCGACGGCCGGGAGGAGGCCGTCCCGTTCGACGCCGAGCGCTCGCCGTTCGAGGCACAGGCTGCTGCGTTCGTACATGCCGTGCGGTCGGGCGAGCCGTTCCCGTACGGCCCCGAGCGCGACCTCCACACGATGCGCCTCCTCGACGCCGCCGTCCAGAGCCGCCCCGTCCGCGTCGACCCCGAACCTGTCACCGCCTAG
- a CDS encoding MBL fold metallo-hydrolase, whose amino-acid sequence MPGSTLDLPAFCCTNCGFWQRYFDVPPDCPVCTDYRHPLPADGWSFWTADEVDRRVEVTWCEVLPDLWMFTATPGIGIGSCGFLVVREEGNIVFEGCGWYSDAALDQVESLGGVRWLAYSHAHVQGALWRLAERFRPEVVCHTEQLPTAQALPVAWPFDDRADLGDGAALLHTGGHTPGHSVLYLADRRMLFCGDALKYKLDAAPVGRPLAVSTHKAYDAHIPLTHDDMRRYRDLFAGLDVEMVVTPWEVVPEGGLPLALAMLDAQAARRPSADWFAADTHTFVPDDHFDPAHV is encoded by the coding sequence ATGCCCGGCTCGACCCTGGACCTCCCCGCGTTCTGCTGCACGAACTGCGGCTTCTGGCAGCGCTACTTCGACGTGCCGCCCGACTGTCCCGTCTGCACCGACTACCGCCACCCGCTGCCGGCCGACGGGTGGAGTTTCTGGACCGCCGACGAGGTCGACCGCCGCGTCGAGGTGACGTGGTGCGAGGTGCTGCCCGACCTCTGGATGTTCACCGCGACCCCCGGCATCGGGATCGGCTCGTGCGGGTTTCTCGTCGTCCGCGAGGAGGGCAACATCGTCTTCGAGGGCTGCGGGTGGTACTCGGACGCGGCGCTCGACCAGGTCGAATCGCTCGGCGGGGTGCGGTGGCTGGCGTACTCGCACGCCCACGTCCAGGGCGCGCTCTGGCGCCTCGCCGAGCGGTTCCGGCCCGAAGTCGTCTGCCACACCGAGCAGCTTCCGACGGCGCAGGCGCTCCCCGTCGCCTGGCCCTTCGACGACCGCGCCGACCTCGGCGACGGAGCCGCGCTCCTCCACACCGGCGGCCACACGCCCGGTCACTCCGTGCTCTACCTCGCCGACCGCCGGATGCTCTTCTGCGGCGACGCGCTGAAGTACAAGCTCGACGCCGCGCCCGTCGGTCGCCCGCTCGCCGTCTCGACTCACAAGGCCTACGACGCCCACATCCCCCTCACGCACGACGACATGCGGCGCTACCGCGACCTCTTCGCTGGTCTCGATGTCGAGATGGTCGTTACGCCGTGGGAGGTCGTCCCCGAGGGCGGGCTGCCGCTCGCGCTCGCCATGCTCGACGCGCAAGCCGCCCGCCGCCCGTCGGCCGACTGGTTCGCCGCCGACACCCACACCTTCGTCCCCGACGACCACTTCGACCCCGCCCATGTCTGA
- a CDS encoding YcaO-like family protein — protein sequence MSDFPPAPDFRVPPDPPTVARYRAALNLDEVYEFALTPLDVTGIPVWTVATWLDGEFTSGIGYGTTDDRARIGAWGELAEGVFVHRLREMATQRGSYRDLAEAGARAVDPLRLRLPVGTDYTEDTERLWVEATRFVPGTSADEESAWMLLDEAAAHTYNLPPDYTPLYTPITNGLGAGDTPARALAHGLLELVQRDASSTGYRAFDRGLVLDLGGVPDPETRRWIEQIEDAGITLMAKLAGTPLGIPVIYVVGRERDLGAMPHPLVLTGCGEGAHPDRERALQKAVLEYGASRVRKRFAHGPVADLEGRVPDAYLRRVREMGVEGEEGRATDAVAEWAGLDGREQLRRLENRWFREAERLAFADLPTDRSLETPEALAADVARRCADAGLEAYSVALSPPDADVSVVKTIVPGLEVETVTYGRIGPRNVRRLLGRIEAGDAVVHPDLVGIGRPPAEAQPVPLAPEGEAALGGSAWVHLDLMEEAAGPIYAMYREPAEHVVGLRAEGAGAEAA from the coding sequence ATGTCTGACTTCCCGCCCGCGCCTGACTTTAGGGTGCCGCCCGACCCGCCCACCGTCGCCCGCTACCGCGCCGCCCTCAACCTCGACGAGGTCTACGAGTTCGCCCTCACGCCGCTCGACGTAACCGGCATCCCCGTCTGGACCGTCGCGACCTGGCTCGACGGCGAGTTCACGAGCGGGATCGGCTACGGTACCACCGACGACCGCGCCCGCATCGGCGCGTGGGGCGAGTTGGCCGAGGGCGTCTTCGTCCACCGGCTCCGGGAGATGGCGACGCAGCGCGGGAGCTACCGCGACCTCGCGGAGGCCGGCGCGCGCGCCGTCGACCCGCTCCGGCTCCGCCTCCCGGTCGGGACGGACTACACCGAGGACACCGAGCGGCTCTGGGTCGAGGCGACGCGGTTCGTCCCAGGCACGAGTGCCGACGAGGAATCAGCCTGGATGCTTCTCGATGAGGCGGCGGCGCACACCTATAACCTCCCGCCGGACTACACCCCGCTCTACACCCCGATCACGAACGGCCTCGGCGCGGGCGACACGCCGGCGCGCGCCCTCGCGCACGGTCTCCTCGAACTCGTCCAGCGCGACGCCTCCTCGACCGGCTACCGCGCCTTCGACCGCGGCCTCGTGCTCGACCTCGGCGGCGTGCCCGACCCGGAGACGCGGCGGTGGATCGAGCAGATCGAGGACGCCGGGATCACACTCATGGCGAAGCTCGCCGGAACGCCGCTCGGGATCCCCGTGATCTACGTCGTCGGGCGCGAGCGCGACCTGGGCGCGATGCCGCACCCGCTCGTGCTGACGGGCTGCGGCGAGGGTGCCCACCCCGACCGCGAGCGGGCGCTCCAAAAAGCCGTCCTCGAGTACGGCGCGAGCCGCGTCCGCAAGCGCTTCGCCCACGGCCCGGTGGCCGACCTCGAAGGCCGCGTTCCCGACGCCTACCTCCGCCGCGTACGCGAGATGGGCGTCGAGGGCGAAGAAGGCCGCGCCACCGACGCCGTCGCCGAGTGGGCCGGGCTGGACGGGCGTGAGCAGCTTCGCCGGCTCGAGAACCGCTGGTTCCGCGAGGCCGAGCGCCTCGCCTTCGCCGACCTCCCGACCGACCGCAGCCTGGAGACGCCCGAGGCCCTCGCCGCCGACGTCGCCCGCCGCTGCGCCGACGCTGGACTCGAAGCCTATTCCGTCGCACTCTCGCCGCCGGACGCCGACGTGTCGGTCGTCAAGACGATCGTGCCGGGGCTGGAGGTCGAGACGGTGACCTACGGCCGGATCGGGCCGCGCAACGTGCGCCGCCTGCTCGGACGAATCGAGGCCGGCGACGCGGTCGTCCATCCCGACCTCGTCGGGATCGGGCGGCCGCCGGCCGAGGCGCAACCAGTTCCGCTTGCGCCCGAAGGCGAGGCTGCGCTCGGCGGCTCCGCATGGGTCCACCTCGACCTGATGGAAGAGGCCGCCGGGCCGATCTACGCGATGTACCGCGAGCCGGCCGAGCACGTCGTCGGCCTTCGCGCCGAAGGCGCTGGGGCGGAGGCTGCGTGA